ATAGCGGCTGGCAAAAATGAACAGTGGAGGTAATGATAGTTTTGAttaccttcttcaattgacAAAAACTTTAACGGCAGAATGTCGGGCCAACAGACAAGAGACTGACCGGATAGAGCTACTGCTAAAGCGACTTGCCAAACAATCAGGCATATCCTACGATAAATTGAGCAAAAGTATAGTTCCGGACTCATGGAAAGATGACAAATCTGAAACAGCAGCGTCCCCTAGTGAAGCACAACAGCTCATTTTTGagaatttcaaattaaTATACGAGattgaaaagcaagagTACTTCAATATTAAGGTTCTTGCCCTAATTAGCCACATAAATGAGCATTTGTCATACATCAAGAACTTTATTGACGAACAAAATGCAATAAGAGGACGAGATGTGGCCGTATTTACATCAGAGAAAATTTATGAAAGGAACGAAAGTCTTCAACAAAATTATGAGTTGTTAAAGTCGGAAAACGTGgaaacaaaaaggaaactatATGCCATTATTGAGCAGCTCAAAacacttttgaaagagattGATTGGGAGCTCATACCTAAAGATTCCAGGGACTTTACTcgctttcaaaaacagCTAGAGTACCTGCAAAACGAATACCACATATTGAAGTAGTTTGGCATAACTCGAATAAGCAGCAAAAGCACGACATAGCATAATCTTGCATATATAAGTATGTACATGAATGAGTAAATATATTCAGACTTCCTGTGAAAAAGACTTAAGAAATCATGTTTAGATGCCTCtgtcatcatcattcacATTACTGGGCAGAGAACTATTGCCAAATAGCCACCTGAACCATTCCATAGTATCATCCTTCAAATCCTTGAAATAACGACGGCTTAACATCTTCAAACACAGCGCTTCATAGGAGGGGTTGCTAATGGTCATTAGATCATTTACACATTTATCGTATTGATCTTTGTCACTCTTAGGATCCGTTGCAGAGCATATACCAGCTTTGCCCTGCCCTTGAAGAGAACATTTCAATCCAATCAATTTGGAGTCAAATTGAGCAACACTACTTTCAATATCTCTTACGCGGACTTCCAGTATCCTCATATCATATTTTAGTCTTGATGATAGTGAATTCAATTCTTGCATTtcatgaagaagaagttgttgCTTATTGTCAATGTCTTCAAATTTCCCCTCAAATGTTTTTGCACTGTCTGAATACTTTTTATACAACTCttgtaattttttgtatcttTCGGTGAATTTGTAGTATTGAGCAACTGtcccttctttttccaatttgcCTATATAATGCTCATCCATTTCTTGTATGTGTTGCTGCGCCTGGATATGGTATTTCATTCGCAGCAAATCTCTGGCTATTCGAACAACAGATGGATCGAACGGTAAATCCCATTTCTCCACAATGTTTTGCACTGCGGAAAAAGAATTGCATCTGTATAAACGAGAcgacttttctttcaactttGAGAGGTCTTCATAAATAGTGTCGTGCGTCCAATCTTTACAATAAGGAAATGAATTTCTCCGGTAATACTCTCCTTGATACAATTTGTTGATCCCAAAATTGTAAGCATATTTGGTATTATCATAATTTGGGAACATCGACGACACTGTTGCTGACGAGGGCATGGCATTGGTCTCCTCTATACTCTCAGATGTATTAAAACTGGAAGAACTCATCTTCTTGGAAGCATGCTTCTGTGCATATGCGATTTTTTCTAGACGGACTTTTTCTAGTAGTAAGTCTCTTTCCCTTATCTGCCTATTAGGATCACCTTTTTGATAGTTGAATTTTAAGAACTCCTCATTAGATATATCACTACAGCTTTTCCTTGCGTGTCCCTTACCTTTCCATAACAGCCCCACAGAGCCTCCATGAATATTATGAATAAGTGCATCCAGTTCTGTCGTGAGAATTTTGTGCGACAGATTAATGGGATTGCCCTTCCCTATAATATCTTGTACAGTTGAAgttaccattttttttaatttgaaaatgtctTTACTAGAAACTTTTGCTGTCACTTCAAAAAGTTTCTCTAATGTTCTTGGGTCTAAATAAGCTCTAGACTTCCGTTTATTCAGGCCAtgcttcttttggaaattgaaaacacCTTGAAAAAACccaacttcatcaaatggGTCCTTGGAAGAAATACAGTTTTCGATCATCAATTTGAAATAGCAGCAAAGGATCAAACTAATTAGGCCAGCTACTGTTGTTGGACCCAGAGTGCATTCATTCTTCGGTTTTTCGGTACCCAGATACAATTTTCCATAGGCCTCCCACCATTCATCTATAGCACGTTTGGTATCTTCGCATAAAAGACCGTCTGTTTGGTAGTTCTTATATAAAAAGTTAAAGTAACTCAGTGATATTTGAATCAATGTCACCATCTCTACAACGGGGGACCTATTGTCGACATTCCCATTTTTGGGGCTACCAAACGATTTGTATTCTTCCGCAGACAAACGtggttgctgctgttgaaTCATTTGAGGATGTTGGGCTATAAAAGTGTTCGTGGGGATTTTGAACAGCTGTGAAAACTTGTCAAGCGATGCCATAGTTGGAGGACACAAAAGATTTGCTGATCTCCCACCGCAATGAaggtttttcaaatcaaaattaaCCTCAAAATCCTTCCAAATCGTTCTCAAATCTCCACATTCCACATGCAACAGGGTCAGGCCAAATGACACACCAGATAAATTGGTGATGAAAAGAGTGCCTTTTGGTGTAAATTTCGGCCGGGCAAACTCCATCAACTCCTCGAAGTACTGTTTAAATCTCCCAGGCCATATACCCGTTTCCTTTGGCAAAACAACCCTGACTCCTGATATTGTATCTTGAGAGTTCCCTGTGTATGATGTAATTAATGTTGACAAATTTCTGCACGCAACCCATTGTTCcactatatatatttcaaacCCATGTATAGTTATCTCTTCATAAGTTAAATCAGCATAGTTAGCCAAGTCCAATAAGAACAGAGCTCTAGAATCtgggaaaataaaactgtCCAGTGGCGGAAGCTGCCCCGTAGTGTCATTCCTTGTTAACTCAGCAACTTCTGATTCATCTGAGTGACCATAGTAACCACTACCACTATAACTGGCTCCCTCATTATCTATTTCGTCACTTGCATCATCTTGGTCATGCTCGCTAAAGAAGTTGTCATTCGGTGCACTCCTGGCAGAGTAGATTTTTCTAGAATCTTGCATAGTTTTTCCATCAAACTGGCCGACTGTGTTGCCAGTAGTTAGAGTGCCCACCATAGTCATACATATTCTATAATATACGCGTCTTCCAGGGTCCAGTTCATTGCGTCCCTTAAATGCCACTCCGGATTAATTGAACCTTTCAATTTCCTATTGTGCGGGTAGCGGGGcttatttttgtttctcaaaATAGAGGTGTCCTTTTTGGCTACTTCTGTTTATGTAGTCAGTTGGGCATTGGTCATGGAGAAAAGAGAGTTCCACCTAAGTGATCGGAACAGCGTTTAAATTAATAGAGAAGTTGCACacacacttttttttgtttttatttttgcttACAGGTTCTAAATTATCCTTCGCTTTTGCTTGCATATAAAAGTTTCGTAACCTCGAGACTTATATTAAAGCATATCATAACTTAAAAGGGGAggtgttttctttctttgagtTTCCTCGAGTTATatgaataataatgaaCCAAGAAGAGGCTATATACCGCTCAGCGGACATGACGTATGTCCAACTGTACATACCGTTGGAAGTTATAAGAGAGGTGACTTTCTTACTAGGGAAAATGGGCGTCTTCATGGTAATGGACCTTAATAAAGATTTGACCGCATTCCAAAGAGGTTATGTTAACCAGTTGAGGCGCTTCGACGAAGTGGAAAGAATGGTGATCTTCTTGAATGAGGTGGTAGAGAAGCATGCCGCAGAGACTTGGAAATACATTCTACACATTGACGATGAAGGAAACGACATTGCTCAGCCTGATATGCTAAATCTCATCAATACCATGGAACTACTATCATTGGATAATGTTAATGACATGGTAAGAGAAATCACTGATTGCGAGTCCCGTGCGAGACAGTTAGACGAGTCCTTAGATAATCTTAGAATCAAACTAAACGACCTTTTAGAACAAAGACAGGTAATATTTGAATGttcaaaattcattgaagtCAATCCAGGGATCGCCGGAAGAGCTAGGAACCCAGAAATTGAACGAGAAGAGAGGGACGTGGATGACTTCAGACTGAATCCGGATAACGTTAGTGAGACACTGAGTgatactttttcttttgatgacGGCATGTCGGAGAATCCAGATACCTTGAGGGATGGTATTCTTGGAAACCAGTCAACCGAGGATCTAAGCTTTTTAGAACAAGGATACCAGCATCGATACATGATAACGGGTTCCATTAGGAGGACCAAAGTAGACGTATTGAACAGAATTCTGTGGAGGTTATTACGTGGTAATTTGatcttccaaaatttcCCAATAGAAGAACCGTTGTTAGAAGGTAGAGAAAAGGTCGAAAAGGACTGCTTTATTGTCTTTACTCATGGTGAAACATTACTAAAGAAGGTGAAACGTGTCATAGATTCCTTGAATGGTAAAATAGTCTCTTTGAATGCTCGCTCTAGCGAGTTAATTGACACCTTAAATCACCAAATAGATGACTTACAAAGAATACTATATACAACAGAACAAACTTTACACACAGAATTGCTTGTTATACATGACCAATTGCCAATATGGTCCGCCATGacgaaaagagaaaaatatgtTTATACCACGTTGAACAAATTTCAGCAAGAATCTCAAGGCCTGATAGCTGAAGGCTGGGTTCCTTCCACAGAACTAATTCATCTGCAAGACTCTTTGAAGGATTACATTGAAACACTAGGTTCTGAATACAGTACCGTCTTCAATGTGATCCTAACTAATAGATTACCGCCAACATATCACAGAACTAATAAATTCACTCAAGCCTTTCAATCGATTGTGGACGCATACGGCATTGCTACCTATAAGGAAATTAATGCTGGTTTAGCCACAGTCGTCACGTTTCCCTTTATGTTTGCCATTATGTTTGGTGACATGGGCCATGGGctgattttatttttgatggCATTGTTTCTAGTGTTGAATGAACGTAAATTCGGAGCCATGCGCAgggatgaaatttttgacaTGGCATTCACTGGTAGGTATGTTGTGTTGTTAATGGGCGCATTTTCTGTATATACAGGGTTATTGTACAACGATATCTTTTCCAAGTCAATGACGTTATTCAGATCTGGCTGGCAGTGGCCTTCCACTTTTAGAAAAGGTGAATCTATTGaggcaaagaaaactggAGTTTATCCATTCGGATTAGATTTTGCTTGGCATGGTACAGACAACGGACTGCTTTTTTCGAACTCTTATAAGATGAAACTATCTATCTTAATGGGATATGCACATATGACGTATTCCTTCATGTTTTCTTATATCAACTTCAGGGCCAAAAACTCTAAAGTGGACATAATCGGTAACTTCATTCCTGGGTTGGTGTTTATGCAATCAATATTTGGCTATTTGTCCTGGGCCATCGTGTACAAATGGTCAAAGGATTGGGTTAAGGATGATAAACCGGCCCCAGGGTTACTGAATATGCTTATCAACATGTTTTTAGCACCAGGAACCATCGATGATCAATTATATCCCGGACAAGCCAAGTTGCAAGTTGTGCTGTTGCTTGCGGCATTGATTTGTGTTCCATGGTTATTACTATATAAACCACTAACACTGAAGAGGataaacaagaacaatGTTGGTGTTAGACCT
The window above is part of the Saccharomyces kudriavzevii IFO 1802 strain IFO1802 genome assembly, chromosome: 13 genome. Proteins encoded here:
- the FAR3 gene encoding Far3p (similar to Saccharomyces cerevisiae FAR3 (YMR052W); ancestral locus Anc_2.615); translated protein: MNSGGNDSFDYLLQLTKTLTAECRANRQETDRIELLLKRLAKQSGISYDKLSKSIVPDSWKDDKSETAASPSEAQQLIFENFKLIYEIEKQEYFNIKVLALISHINEHLSYIKNFIDEQNAIRGRDVAVFTSEKIYERNESLQQNYELLKSENVETKRKLYAIIEQLKTLLKEIDWELIPKDSRDFTRFQKQLEYLQNEYHILK
- the STB2 gene encoding Stb2p (similar to Saccharomyces cerevisiae STB6 (YKL072W) and STB2 (YMR053C); ancestral locus Anc_2.616), translated to MTMVGTLTTGNTVGQFDGKTMQDSRKIYSARSAPNDNFFSEHDQDDASDEIDNEGASYSGSGYYGHSDESEVAELTRNDTTGQLPPLDSFIFPDSRALFLLDLANYADLTYEEITIHGFEIYIVEQWVACRNLSTLITSYTGNSQDTISGVRVVLPKETGIWPGRFKQYFEELMEFARPKFTPKGTLFITNLSGVSFGLTLLHVECGDLRTIWKDFEVNFDLKNLHCGGRSANLLCPPTMASLDKFSQLFKIPTNTFIAQHPQMIQQQQPRLSAEEYKSFGSPKNGNVDNRSPVVEMVTLIQISLSYFNFLYKNYQTDGLLCEDTKRAIDEWWEAYGKLYLGTEKPKNECTLGPTTVAGLISLILCCYFKLMIENCISSKDPFDEVGFFQGVFNFQKKHGLNKRKSRAYLDPRTLEKLFEVTAKVSSKDIFKLKKMVTSTVQDIIGKGNPINLSHKILTTELDALIHNIHGGSVGLLWKGKGHARKSCSDISNEEFLKFNYQKGDPNRQIRERDLLLEKVRLEKIAYAQKHASKKMSSSSFNTSESIEETNAMPSSATVSSMFPNYDNTKYAYNFGINKLYQGEYYRRNSFPYCKDWTHDTIYEDLSKLKEKSSRLYRCNSFSAVQNIVEKWDLPFDPSVVRIARDLLRMKYHIQAQQHIQEMDEHYIGKLEKEGTVAQYYKFTERYKKLQELYKKYSDSAKTFEGKFEDIDNKQQLLLHEMQELNSLSSRLKYDMRILEVRVRDIESSVAQFDSKLIGLKCSLQGQGKAGICSATDPKSDKDQYDKCVNDLMTISNPSYEALCLKMLSRRYFKDLKDDTMEWFRWLFGNSSLPSNVNDDDRGI
- the STV1 gene encoding H(+)-transporting V0 sector ATPase subunit a (similar to Saccharomyces cerevisiae STV1 (YMR054W); ancestral locus Anc_2.617) — translated: MNQEEAIYRSADMTYVQLYIPLEVIREVTFLLGKMGVFMVMDLNKDLTAFQRGYVNQLRRFDEVERMVIFLNEVVEKHAAETWKYILHIDDEGNDIAQPDMLNLINTMELLSLDNVNDMVREITDCESRARQLDESLDNLRIKLNDLLEQRQVIFECSKFIEVNPGIAGRARNPEIEREERDVDDFRLNPDNVSETLSDTFSFDDGMSENPDTLRDGILGNQSTEDLSFLEQGYQHRYMITGSIRRTKVDVLNRILWRLLRGNLIFQNFPIEEPLLEGREKVEKDCFIVFTHGETLLKKVKRVIDSLNGKIVSLNARSSELIDTLNHQIDDLQRILYTTEQTLHTELLVIHDQLPIWSAMTKREKYVYTTLNKFQQESQGLIAEGWVPSTELIHLQDSLKDYIETLGSEYSTVFNVILTNRLPPTYHRTNKFTQAFQSIVDAYGIATYKEINAGLATVVTFPFMFAIMFGDMGHGLILFLMALFLVLNERKFGAMRRDEIFDMAFTGRYVVLLMGAFSVYTGLLYNDIFSKSMTLFRSGWQWPSTFRKGESIEAKKTGVYPFGLDFAWHGTDNGLLFSNSYKMKLSILMGYAHMTYSFMFSYINFRAKNSKVDIIGNFIPGLVFMQSIFGYLSWAIVYKWSKDWVKDDKPAPGLLNMLINMFLAPGTIDDQLYPGQAKLQVVLLLAALICVPWLLLYKPLTLKRINKNNVGVRPHGYQSVDNLEQDEQLAQQRHSAEGFQGMIISDIADSINENVSGDEHGTFNFGDVMIHQVIHTIEFCLNCISHTASYLRLWALSLAHAQLSSVLWDMTISNAFSSKNSGSPLAVIKVVFLFAMWFVLTVCILVFMEGTSAMLHALRLHWVEAMSKFFEGEGYAYEPFSFQAIIE